The following coding sequences lie in one Brettanomyces bruxellensis chromosome 6, complete sequence genomic window:
- a CDS encoding uncharacterized protein (BUSCO:EOG09261MMR), with protein MSAARERIQPVRTETLPAKTTPEQRYWRGFTNSQLVKEHNAVTHIAFDPNRPHNFAVTSSTRIQVFSSKTRKVVKNFTRFKDTVYSGEFRHDGKLLVAGDASGLVQIFDAQHPRSLLVTLQPSTHPTHVTKFHPSITTQLLTCSDDRVARLYDISSTEEPLMSFGEHQDYVRSGIFIPGSNLVATGCYDNVVRLFDCRSGNTSPVLTMNQEAPVEDLLCLNSTTLLSCGESGIKCWNLAAGRCYRTMNNFTKTVTCLYDAGERGILAGSMDGHVKVFDTASENWDVKFGWKFGSGVLSCGISPNQKHLVVGLNSGLLTIRTRKTEPRVKQGVKQQKSHAFARMIRGAEYRGESEYHILDDSVKNNNRKLKQFERDLNAFKWSDALDHSLLPALSKELTVTCMEELRKRGKIRVALSGRDASTLEPLLTWCLKTIDDPRDVHLIADYLSCVMDMYTDLIERQPVLEDLVSSIEEKVDLEIQRCKEARRIMGMLELLSV; from the coding sequence ATGTCAGCGGCCAGAGAGAGAATCCAGCCGGTTCGAACAGAAACACTTCCGGCCAAAACTACACCAGAACAAAGGTACTGGAGAGGGTTTACAAATTCACAACTTGTTAAAGAGCACAATGCCGTCACTCATATAGCATTTGATCCAAACAGACCACACAACTTCGCCGTGACCTCATCAACAAGGATTCAggtgttttcttcaaagacaAGAAAAGTGGTGAAGAATTTCACGAGATTTAAAGACACAGTTTACAGCGGAGAGTTTAGACATGATGGAAAACTTTTGGTGGCAGGTGATGCCAGTGGTTTAGTCCAAATATTCGACGCACAGCATCCCAGATCACTTCTTGTGACTCTGCAGCCATCTACACACCCTACACATGTGACAAAGTTCCATCCTTCAATAACAACACAACTTCTTACATGCTCTGATGACCGTGTGGCTCGTCTTTACGATATTTCATCCACAGAAGAGCCATTGATGAGCTTTGGCGAACATCAGGATTATGTGAGGTCAGGAATATTCATCCCTGGATCGAATTTGGTGGCCACCGGATGCTATGATAATGTGGTGAGGCTTTTCGATTGCCGAAGCGGAAATACAAGCCCAGTTCTCACGATGAATCAGGAAGCACCTGTGGAAGATCTTTTATGTCTTAACTCAACTACGCTTTTATCGTGTGGAGAATCGGGAATAAAATGCTGGAATTTGGCAGCCGGAAGATGCTATAGGACGATGAACAACTTCACAAAGACTGTTACATGCTTGTATGATGCGGGTGAAAGGGGAATTTTGGCGGGATCCATGGATGGACACGTTAAAGTTTTCGATACAGCGAGCGAGAACTGGGACGTGAAGTTCGGCTGGAAGTTTGGATCGGGTGTTTTGAGCTGTGGCATTTCACCAAACCAGAAACATTTGGTGGTTGGCCTCAACTCCGGGCTTCTCACAATTAGAACGAGAAAGACGGAGCCAAGAGTTAAGCAGGGAGTCAAGCAACAGAAAAGTCACGCATTTGCAAGAATGATCAGAGGAGCTGAGTATCGGGGTGAGTCAGAATATCATATTCTTGATGACAGTGTGAAGAACAACAACCGAAAACTCAAGCAGTTTGAGAGAGACCTTAATGCATTCAAATGGAGTGATGCGCTTGATCACTCGCTATTACCAGCACTCTCAAAAGAGTTGACTGTCACGTGCATGGAGGAGTTAAGGAAAAGAGGTAAAATTAGAGTTGCTCTTTCGGGAAGAGATGCCTCCACCCTTGAGCCGTTACTTACTTGGTGTCTTAAAACGATAGATGACCCAAGAGACGTTCATCTAATTGCAGACTACTTGTCGTGCGTTATGGATATGTACACAGATCTTATAGAGAGACAACCTGTGCTAGAGGATCTCGTTTCTAGCATTGAAGAGAAGGTTGACTTGGAGATACAGAGATGCAAGGAGGCACGCAGGATAATGGGAATGTTGGAGCTTCTTAGTGTATGA
- a CDS encoding uncharacterized protein (MEROPS:MER0031610), with the protein MSDDISYLMGHLRDEVDFETNGVIMMGHSMGGKAAMVHALRFPDIVKGVVSIDNVPYMNPETSFKEFEKFHLYLKHMKQVVDSGTCRNVAAVAGYLLKNIEREKKIVMFLVNNLHKDPVTKKVQSLVPLDILDEYIEDIMEFKMSKLGDLDDYPVYQDPLLIIRANYSNFVGNNIHEHLIQSHFENYQIQSMDSSHWIVTEHRVPFVKMVSKWVLDNFI; encoded by the coding sequence ATGTCAGACGATATAAGCTATTTGATGGGTCATTTGAGagatgaagttgattttGAGACAAATGGTGTAATCATGATGGGCCATTCAATGGGCGGGAAAGCAGCCATGGTTCATGCATTACGATTTCCTGACATTGTCAAGGGTGTGGTGAGCATAGATAATGTTCCGTATATGAATCCGGAGACATCATTCAAGGAATTCGAGAAGTTTCACCTTTATCTGAAGCACATGAAACAGGTTGTTGATTCTGGAACATGCAGAAATGTGGCTGCCGTGGCTGGTTACCTCCTCAAAAATATCGAGcgagagaagaagattgtgATGTTTCTGGTCAACAATTTGCACAAGGACCCAGTGACTAAAAAGGTCCAATCACTTGTGCCATTGGATATACTGGATGAATATATAGAGGATATCATGGAATTTAAGATGTCCAAACTTGGTGATTTGGACGACTATCCGGTATACCAAGACCCCTTACTTATTATTAGGGCAAATTACAGCAATTTCGTGGGTAATAATATACACGAGCACCTGATTCAAAGTCATTTCGAAAACTATCAAATCCAATCCATGGACTCGAGCCATTGGATAGTCACAGAGCACCGTGTTCCATTTGTAAAAATGGTTTCAAAATGGGTATTGGATAACTTCATATAG
- a CDS encoding uncharacterized protein (SECRETED:SignalP(1-16)): MLALFVLLGCTKSKHAYSNVYLFELSFNQSSPILKNMQTDTMNSTQMDTTVRTSYMGSCITFNASSSNSEMKCGYTDSILSKYSSELPEFSLYNEATNSTTEEMNLVDFSSSLQKNKSLVSNVTAGGFVPLVIFLIVEIIGMAVNAASVGLRFTKFSVLTYIIAAAIGFSSWILSIATLSWIEAQRNTIQSMVHYMSLGLLKGSINGRLSGIEWATFFMTLLQGLIGGFFCWKEAHKEAKDEKRQVV, from the coding sequence ATGCTGGCCCTATTTGTTTTGCTAGGATGCACAAAGTCAAAGCATGCTTACTCCAATGTGTATCTTTTCGAGCTATCCTTCAACCAGAGCTCTCCCATACTTAAGAACATGCAGACAGATACCATGAACTCTACACAAATGGATACAACAGTCCGCACAAGCTACATGGGCAGCTGCATCACTTTTAatgcatcatcttcaaattctgaGATGAAGTGTGGCTATACGGACAGCATTCTCAGCAAATACTCGAGTGAGTTGCCTGAGTTCTCTCTCTATAATGAAGCCACCAACAGCACAACTGAGGAGATGAATCTTGTTGATTTCAGCTCATCTCtgcaaaaaaacaaatcCTTGGTCTCGAATGTTACGGCAGGTGGATTTGTTCCTTTAGTGATTTTTCTCATTGTGGAAATTATCGGTATGGCGGTAAATGCTGCCTCCGTTGGGCTTCGTTTCACCAAATTTAGCGTGCTCACATACATTATAGCTGCTGCAATTGGGTTCAGTTCGTGGATTCTATCCATTGCCACTCTTTCGTGGATAGAGGCTCAAAGAAACACAATTCAAAGCATGGTTCATTACATGTCATTGGGATTGTTAAAAGGATCTATAAACGGCCGACTGTCAGGAATTGAGTGGGCTACTTTCTTCATGACGCTTTTGCAAGGATTGATTGGTGGGTTTTTCTGCTGGAAAGAGGCGCATAAGGAAGCCAAGGACGAGAAGCGGCAAGTTGTGtga
- a CDS encoding uncharacterized protein (BUSCO:EOG09263817) — protein MDSSWDVVISSLQDSCNANEELSLNPMKDTTLKGKDQAKTAQVDQILKHQENLEKTKRIIETAVSNIKGLLKIARSGSEIEEMAKHREIGKEAKSGGKNSEPKRIRLSSKYIEAEKSGVHSNTQDKNPGKLSDEAEETAMKIHGRKGRSYYHSAYNPSEPLYAGCEVAFKPKGHNSEWILCEVTRVLSDTKFEVKDPEPDESNPLGQRFKAGWKDVIKIAEANKGLRDYPVGSKVLARYPETTTFYPAVVIGAKRDGTCRLKFDGEEEVGKETLVERRLVLPYPARE, from the coding sequence ATGGACAGTTCGTGGGATGTGGTGATTTCATCATTGCAGGACTCGTGCAATGCAAACGAGGAACTCAGCTTGAATCCCATGAAGGATACAACGTTAAAAGGGAAAGATCAAGCAAAAACAGCACAGGTGGATCAGATACTTAAGCATCaggaaaatttggaaaagacGAAAAGAATCATAGAGACGGCAGTTTCCAACATAAAAGGGTTGTTGAAAATAGCGCGGTCGGGATCCGAGATCGAGGAAATGGCAAAGCACAGGGAGATTGGGAAGGAGGCGAAATCTGGAGGCAAGAACTCGGAGCCTAAACGCATTCGTCTCTCTTCGAAATATATCGAGGCTGAAAAATCAGGAGTACACAGCAACACACAGGATAAGAACCCAGGAAAGTTATCGGATGAGGCGGAGGAAACAGCAATGAAAATTCACGGACGCAAAGGAAGATCTTACTATCATTCGGCATACAATCCATCAGAGCCTCTGTATGCAGGATGTGAGGTTGCATTTAAGCCCAAGGGACATAACAGTGAGTGGATACTATGTGAGGTAACACGAGTTTTGAGTGATACGAAGTTTGAGGTGAAGGACCCGGAGCCAGATGAGAGTAATCCGTTGGGTCAACGGTTTAAAGCTGGGTGGAAGGATGTCATCAAGATAGCAGAAGCAAATAAAGGGCTTCGGGATTATCCGGTGGGGTCGAAAGTTCTTGCGAGATATCCCGAAACGACGACATTTTATCCGGCTGTGGTGATAGGTGCGAAACGGGATGGCACATGCAGGCTTAAATTTGATGGGGAGGAGGAAGTTGGGAAGGAGACGTTAGTTGAGAGGCGGCTAGTTCTTCCATATCCGGCGAGGGAGTAG
- a CDS encoding uncharacterized protein (BUSCO:EOG09264ZDZ) has product MFSAVSKTKEAILSLVKAQKPFFQVRLAHKKAGGSKTYMKDSIGRRLGPKKHEGEEVRIGQIIMRQRGTRWYPGSNVGIGKDHTLFALEPGYVRYYLDPFHPKRKFIGVALKKDDSLPYPHFDPTPRRLGRSVIENEQAAKKEEEWMCRKESLTLPGILKAEASRDERRAKKVAEFEKKLPEFIPEIKNDAAKLSLAAKRMCSIDRFLRGGKSLEDARFYTTYNYEYDLRLQRDARKEVSPEKYAELKTQYEELAKLVDSKVMLDPGYKLVVNSTPEQIELKKKDDIAQLKKLIPDVTSPVNKKVAKEALALIDDFCFSLSERVHLKRQFLKPTLPEKPELMGNKDTKHATAINRMNYETRRVETIYRTKNSFLP; this is encoded by the coding sequence ATGTTTTCGGCAGTCTCGAAAACAAAAGAGGCCATTTTGTCCCTGGTGAAAGCCCAGAAACCTTTCTTTCAGGTAAGGCTAGCACATAAAAAAGCAGGTGGTTCGAAAACGTACATGAAGGACTCTATTGGTCGTAGATTGGGACCAAAGAAGcatgaaggtgaagaagtTCGTATTGGCCAAATCATAATGAGACAAAGGGGAACAAGGTGGTATCCAGGTTCGAATGTTGGAATAGGTAAGGATCATACACTCTTTGCTCTAGAGCCGGGATATGTTAGATACTATTTGGATCCATTCCACCCGAAAAGGAAGTTTATTGGTGTTGCGTTGAAGAAGGATGATTCATTGCCTTACCCACACTTCGATCCAACCCCGCGGAGATTAGGGAGAAGTGTGATCGAAAACGAACAGGctgcaaaaaaagaggaagaatgGATGTGCAGGAAGGAATCGCTCACATTGCCAGGAATATTGAAGGCAGAGGCCTCAAGAGATGAGAGGAGGGCCAAGAAGGTGGCTGAATTCGAGAAGAAACTCCCTGAATTCATCCCTGAAATTAAGAATGATGCCGCGAAACTCTCTCTCGCTGCAAAGAGGATGTGCTCTATCGATAGGTTTCTTAGAGGGGGCAAAAGCCTTGAAGATGCGAGATTTTACACAACTTACAACTATGAATATGATCTGAGACTCCAGCGGGATGCCAGAAAAGAAGTGAGTCCCGAGAAATATGCCGAATTAAAAACGCAGTACGAGGAATTGGCCAAGCTTGTGGATTCCAAAGTGATGTTGGATCCAGGATACAAGTTGGTGGTGAACTCGACTCCCGAGCAGATTGAgctcaagaaaaaagacgATATTGCACAGTTGAAGAAGCTAATACCAGATGTTACGAGTCCAGTAAACAAGAAAGTCGCAAAAGAGGCCCTGGCTCTTATTGATGACTTCTGCTTCAGTCTATCAGAGAGAGTTCATCTAAAGAGACAATTCCTCAAGCCGACCCTTCCAGAAAAGCCGGAGTTGATGGGAAATAAGGACACGAAGCATGCTACTGCTATCAACAGGATGAATTACGAAACCCGCCGTGTTGAAACAATCTACAGGACAAAGAACTCGTTCTTGCCTTAA
- a CDS encoding uncharacterized protein (SECRETED:SignalP(1-20)): protein MVSSIFFVIALLTGWSIVSIQGGLKLSGIMISRQDYTYRALDACRQCHEQVYHFLNSSFEDALKQMELGSTLETPMPTYYTAGLHAETQSQVRNTLRIYRNALDDFGLSSISISYNGGKDCLVMLVIYLAAIYDNYLKSGKNISKINSVYINNEETFREQDVFLKESVAAYGLDFVPLKSGMKEGFTEYLDKNPEIKAIIVGIRRIDPYGAHMNVRQHTDNGWPDFVRLSPVLEWNTSEIWYFLRATGTSYCSLYNKGYTSLGGVNTTIPNPLLRREDGTYLPAYMLQHDNGERLGRVTDRKSGQPDRREGKL from the coding sequence ATGGTctcatcaatttttttcgttaTTGCGTTGCTTACAGGCTGGAGTATTGTTTCCATTCAGGGAGGATTAAAGCTTTCAGGAATCATGATCAGCAGACAGGACTACACATACAGGGCACTCGATGCTTGTAGGCAGTGCCACGAGCAGGTTTACCACTTCTTGAACAGCAGTTTTGAGGATGCTTTGAAGCAAATGGAGCTCGGAAGCACTTTGGAAACACCAATGCCCACATATTACACGGCCGGCCTTCATGCGGAGACACAGTCCCAGGTGAGAAACACTTTGCGGATTTATCGGAATGCACTCGACGATTTTGGTCTCAGTTCCATCTCCATAAGCTACAATGGTGGAAAGGACTGCTTAGTCATGCTGGTGATCTATTTAGCTGCCATCTACGACAACTATCTCAAGAGCGGCAAGAACATTTCAAAGATCAACTCCGTTTACATCAACAACGAGGAAACATTCCGCGAGCAGGACGTTTTTTTGAAGGAAAGTGTCGCAGCTTACGGGCTCGACTTTGTTCCATTAAAGAGTGGTATGAAAGAAGGCTTCACGGAGTACTTGGACAAAAATCCGGAGATCAAGGCCATCATCGTCGGAATACGCAGAATAGACCCGTATGGAGCCCATATGAACGTCAGACAGCACACAGACAACGGCTGGCCGGATTTTGTGCGTTTGTCTCCTGTTTTGGAATGGAACACGTCGGAAATATGGTACTTTCTTCGGGCTACCGGGACAAGCTACTGCTCCCTGTACAACAAGGGTTACACTTCGCTAGGAGGTGTGAATACTACAATACCAAATCCTTTGCTAAGACGTGAAGATGGAACTTATCTTCCGGCATACATGCTTCAACATGATAATGGGGAGCGGCTTGGCAGGGTCACGGACAGAAAGAGTGGCCAGCCGGATCGGAGAGAGGGGAAGTTGTAG